The following proteins are co-located in the Rhodococcus opacus B4 genome:
- a CDS encoding alpha/beta fold hydrolase has product MTAVNDAVVLIHGGQHTRECWDPTVTALRELRPDVTVLAVDLPGRGSKPAALSEVGIAECVRSVVADIDAAGLSAVVLIAHSMGGVTMPGVAAALGKERVRRMVFVAAAAPPNGMSILDDLMGELQEDVRERVDAPAESPPFPRETVESLFCNGMTEAQTDFVVRCMCPESNLLATQKVDRSDMPPSIPRTWVLTLQDQAVSPDQQRQHVDNLGGVDEIVEIDTCHDVMVSEPEILAKILIDRLV; this is encoded by the coding sequence ATGACAGCAGTGAACGACGCGGTGGTACTGATCCACGGCGGGCAGCACACGAGAGAGTGCTGGGACCCCACCGTCACGGCGCTGAGAGAGCTTCGGCCGGATGTGACGGTACTCGCCGTGGACCTACCGGGCCGGGGGTCGAAGCCTGCCGCCCTGTCCGAGGTCGGTATCGCCGAGTGTGTTCGCTCGGTGGTGGCTGACATCGATGCGGCCGGATTGTCCGCGGTGGTGCTGATTGCGCATTCGATGGGCGGCGTCACGATGCCCGGAGTGGCCGCGGCGTTGGGGAAGGAGCGTGTCCGCCGGATGGTCTTCGTGGCCGCTGCGGCGCCGCCTAACGGAATGTCGATTCTCGACGACCTCATGGGTGAACTTCAGGAAGACGTCCGGGAGCGCGTCGACGCTCCGGCAGAGTCGCCTCCCTTTCCCCGTGAGACGGTGGAATCGCTGTTCTGCAACGGGATGACCGAAGCGCAGACGGACTTCGTCGTGCGGTGCATGTGCCCGGAGAGCAACCTCCTCGCCACGCAGAAAGTCGATCGCAGCGACATGCCGCCGTCGATTCCGCGGACCTGGGTGCTCACACTGCAGGATCAGGCGGTGTCGCCGGACCAGCAGCGGCAGCACGTCGACAATCTCGGGGGAGTCGACGAGATCGTCGAGATCGACACCTGTCACGACGTGATGGTGAGTGAACCGGAGATTCTCGCGAAGATCCTGATCGATCGCCTCGTCTGA
- a CDS encoding SDR family NAD(P)-dependent oxidoreductase — translation MDDTPVHAKGDLPSPFDLFSLEGKVALVTGGSRGMGREMSVAFARAGADVVVASRNLEKCEEVAAEIRSTTGRDALAYSCHMGRWDEIEGLVEATYAKFGKVDVLVNNAGMSPVYDKVTDVTEKMYDSVLNLNLKGPFRLTQMVGTRMKERGSGSVINVSSTGSLRPMGSIIPYAAAKNGLNAMTEGYAELLGPEVRVNTLMPGQYLTDIAAAWDMEHTNRMASRLHLERIGNPAEIVGAALFLASDASSYTSGTIVRSDGGIP, via the coding sequence ATGGACGACACCCCTGTTCACGCGAAGGGAGACCTTCCGTCGCCGTTCGACTTGTTCAGCCTCGAGGGCAAGGTCGCGCTGGTCACCGGCGGTAGTCGCGGCATGGGCCGGGAAATGAGTGTGGCGTTCGCACGAGCAGGGGCGGACGTCGTCGTCGCGAGCCGCAATCTCGAAAAGTGCGAAGAAGTCGCCGCCGAAATCAGATCGACGACCGGGCGGGACGCCCTCGCCTACAGCTGCCACATGGGACGATGGGACGAGATCGAAGGCTTGGTCGAGGCCACGTACGCGAAGTTCGGCAAGGTGGACGTGCTGGTGAACAATGCCGGAATGTCGCCCGTGTACGACAAGGTCACCGACGTCACCGAGAAGATGTACGACAGCGTCCTCAATCTCAACCTCAAGGGCCCCTTCCGACTGACCCAGATGGTGGGAACCCGCATGAAGGAACGCGGCTCGGGCAGCGTCATCAACGTCAGCAGCACCGGATCGCTGCGGCCGATGGGCTCGATCATTCCCTACGCCGCTGCCAAGAACGGCCTCAACGCCATGACCGAGGGTTACGCCGAACTGCTCGGCCCCGAGGTCCGGGTGAACACATTGATGCCCGGCCAGTATCTGACCGACATCGCCGCCGCCTGGGACATGGAGCACACGAACAGGATGGCCTCACGCCTGCATCTCGAGCGGATCGGGAATCCCGCCGAAATCGTCGGTGCTGCACTCTTCCTCGCCAGCGACGCGTCCAGCTACACGTCCGGAACCATCGTACGGTCCGACGGCGGCATTCCCTGA
- a CDS encoding TetR/AcrR family transcriptional regulator: protein MQNDTSESQSRAGVSRAAQAAARRTARQRQSAEDEIERLLEVTLELIEKSAPAMPSVSAIVAAAGISNQTLYRSFPSKDDLILAVLEKGVHRVADYISARMTGVDDPHERILVWTRGVLRQVSHSDAAQTSRSVLEHLEKAGSSSQEDGGQDELLKPVTSLLAAPLQALGSDPVLDGACISDLVLGAMRRHLWKSTAPSPDEIEWIGRFVLGGLNANNRDG from the coding sequence ATGCAGAACGATACATCAGAGTCGCAGTCACGGGCAGGAGTCAGTCGTGCCGCACAGGCGGCTGCGCGACGAACCGCACGTCAGCGCCAGTCGGCCGAGGACGAGATCGAGCGTCTGCTCGAGGTGACGCTGGAGCTGATCGAGAAGTCCGCGCCTGCAATGCCTTCCGTGTCGGCGATCGTCGCAGCCGCGGGAATTTCGAATCAGACGCTGTACCGATCCTTTCCGAGTAAGGACGACCTGATTCTCGCCGTCCTCGAGAAGGGTGTCCATAGGGTGGCCGACTACATCAGCGCACGCATGACCGGTGTCGACGATCCGCACGAGCGGATTCTCGTGTGGACGCGCGGAGTCCTGCGGCAGGTCAGCCACAGCGACGCTGCGCAGACCAGCCGTTCCGTACTCGAGCACCTCGAGAAGGCCGGCTCGTCGAGTCAGGAGGACGGGGGGCAGGACGAACTGCTGAAGCCGGTGACGAGCCTGCTCGCTGCCCCGTTGCAGGCACTCGGATCAGACCCGGTCCTCGACGGTGCCTGCATCTCCGACCTGGTGCTCGGGGCGATGCGCCGGCATCTGTGGAAATCAACCGCACCCTCTCCCGACGAGATCGAATGGATCGGGCGGTTCGTCCTCGGCGGGCTGAATGCGAACAACCGGGACGGATAG
- a CDS encoding SDR family NAD(P)-dependent oxidoreductase: protein MSTGIPCLDGTISIVTGGASGIGFAIAEELITEGSTVVVADVEAAALARAGTALGVDTVLADVSSADDVQRVADEVVRRHGRIDIAVNNAGIARVASFDELTLDDFRWVLDVNLWGVIHGMKSFLPVIEQTSQRGYIVNTASIAGLRTAAGLGAYAVSKFGVVALTETVGLELDARGSHVGVGVLLPAMVRSNIAASERNRPGAVPRGSTRSGASTRAPAAALDADVVGRLVVGAIKRGERYIVSHPETLESVRARHRGIEDAYAATSYNEI from the coding sequence ATGTCGACTGGCATCCCTTGTCTCGACGGAACCATCTCCATCGTCACCGGAGGGGCTTCGGGTATCGGCTTTGCGATCGCCGAAGAGTTGATCACCGAGGGCTCGACGGTGGTGGTGGCCGACGTCGAGGCCGCCGCCCTGGCGCGAGCAGGCACCGCTCTCGGCGTCGACACCGTGCTCGCTGACGTGAGTAGTGCCGACGACGTTCAGCGAGTGGCGGACGAGGTGGTTCGTCGGCACGGGCGCATCGATATTGCTGTCAACAACGCCGGAATCGCGCGCGTGGCATCGTTCGACGAGTTGACGCTGGACGACTTCCGTTGGGTGCTGGACGTCAACCTGTGGGGCGTGATCCACGGCATGAAGTCGTTTCTACCGGTGATCGAACAGACCTCGCAGCGCGGATACATCGTCAACACCGCGTCCATCGCCGGTTTGCGCACCGCAGCCGGTCTCGGCGCCTATGCCGTCTCGAAATTCGGCGTCGTCGCGTTGACGGAGACCGTCGGTTTGGAACTTGACGCGAGGGGCTCGCACGTCGGTGTGGGGGTACTGCTTCCCGCAATGGTGCGGTCCAACATCGCGGCAAGTGAGCGTAACCGGCCGGGAGCGGTTCCGCGGGGCTCCACCCGCTCGGGGGCGTCGACACGGGCACCGGCGGCTGCATTGGATGCGGACGTCGTCGGTCGTCTGGTCGTGGGCGCGATCAAGCGGGGCGAGCGATACATCGTCAGTCATCCTGAGACGCTCGAATCCGTCCGCGCCCGGCACCGTGGAATCGAGGACGCGTATGCCGCAACTTCGTACAACGAAATATGA
- a CDS encoding amidohydrolase family protein has protein sequence MPLQDHMQLISVDDHLIEPPNLWTDRLPKKFHEQGPRIVEKDMSQSHGDEGLSAALLDAARQGDAAPRAKKLAQVWSYEGRIYPNIGLNAVAGKKPQEYGMDPTRYSDMLPGCYDPKARVADMDIDGVQAALCFPSFPRFAGTVFLEGKDRELALLSVKAWNDFHLDEWAASNPDRFIPLIILPLWDPQEAAKEIYRCAAKGAKAITFPENTVGLGLPSFYTDFWDPVFRAAEETKMPLCMHFGSSGKAPITSPEAPMAVMIALFGTNSMDATADLLFSPVFYKFPNLKVALSEGGIGWMPYLLERIDLTWEKHRWYQNVNKEVRPSDLFREHMYGCFIDDFEGVARRHQIGIDNITWECDYPHSDSNWPNSRQYTTKLLQDVPDDEAHKIVELNARRLYNFPRIDRK, from the coding sequence GTGCCGCTTCAAGACCATATGCAGTTGATCTCCGTAGACGACCATTTGATCGAGCCGCCGAATCTGTGGACCGATCGCCTGCCCAAGAAGTTCCACGAGCAGGGACCGCGGATCGTCGAGAAGGATATGAGCCAGAGCCATGGCGACGAGGGGTTGTCGGCCGCTCTCCTCGATGCCGCCCGGCAGGGAGACGCCGCCCCGAGGGCGAAGAAGCTCGCCCAGGTGTGGTCGTACGAGGGTCGGATTTATCCGAACATCGGCCTGAACGCGGTGGCGGGCAAGAAGCCGCAGGAGTACGGAATGGATCCCACCCGGTATTCCGACATGCTGCCGGGGTGTTACGACCCGAAGGCGCGGGTCGCCGATATGGACATCGACGGCGTCCAGGCTGCGTTGTGCTTCCCGTCCTTCCCACGTTTCGCCGGCACCGTGTTCCTGGAAGGAAAGGACCGGGAGTTGGCTCTGCTCTCGGTGAAGGCGTGGAACGACTTTCACCTCGATGAGTGGGCAGCGTCCAATCCCGATCGATTCATTCCACTCATCATTCTGCCGCTGTGGGATCCGCAGGAAGCGGCCAAGGAGATCTACCGCTGCGCGGCGAAGGGTGCGAAGGCGATCACGTTCCCCGAGAACACCGTCGGGCTCGGGTTGCCGTCGTTCTACACCGATTTCTGGGATCCGGTCTTCCGCGCGGCGGAGGAGACGAAGATGCCGCTGTGCATGCATTTCGGCTCCTCGGGTAAGGCGCCGATCACCTCTCCGGAGGCGCCGATGGCGGTGATGATCGCGCTCTTCGGTACCAACTCGATGGACGCGACCGCGGATCTGTTGTTCTCGCCGGTGTTCTACAAGTTCCCGAATCTGAAGGTTGCGCTGTCCGAGGGTGGTATCGGGTGGATGCCGTACCTGCTCGAGCGGATCGACCTGACGTGGGAGAAGCACCGCTGGTATCAGAACGTGAACAAGGAAGTGCGTCCGTCGGATCTGTTCCGCGAGCATATGTACGGTTGCTTCATCGACGACTTCGAGGGTGTCGCCCGGCGCCACCAGATCGGCATCGACAACATCACCTGGGAGTGCGACTACCCGCACTCGGATTCGAACTGGCCCAACAGCCGGCAGTACACCACCAAACTGCTCCAGGATGTTCCCGACGACGAAGCTCACAAGATCGTCGAACTGAACGCCCGCAGGCTCTACAACTTCCCCCGCATCGACAGAAAGTGA
- a CDS encoding SDR family NAD(P)-dependent oxidoreductase, with protein sequence MGARLEGKVALVTGSTRGIGRSIAELFASEGAKVAVTGRTADRGRKVVDRIRDAGGAAEFFPLDVTSEDSVRDVVAATAAHFGTLTTLVNNAAPTDAVASTVKPLHEYSTDEWQRIMTGTLTGNVFWASKYAWAHLARAEGASILNISSGQSLAGFKGFGAYGAAKAGVNSLTRSLAVEGSADGIRANCILVGRVVSSRGDSGHHTGGGRLTRIGNPMDIAHAATWLVSDEAAFSTGALVTIDGGFSINGDAATDAENLASVAG encoded by the coding sequence ATGGGAGCACGACTCGAAGGAAAGGTGGCGTTGGTCACCGGCTCGACCAGAGGTATCGGCCGTTCGATCGCGGAACTCTTCGCATCGGAGGGGGCGAAGGTAGCGGTCACCGGCCGCACCGCGGACCGCGGCCGCAAAGTGGTCGACCGAATCCGGGACGCCGGAGGTGCAGCGGAGTTCTTCCCGCTCGACGTGACGTCGGAGGACAGTGTGCGCGACGTGGTGGCAGCTACCGCAGCGCATTTCGGCACTCTCACGACACTGGTGAACAATGCTGCGCCCACCGATGCTGTCGCGAGTACCGTCAAGCCGCTGCACGAGTACTCGACGGACGAGTGGCAGCGAATCATGACGGGAACGTTGACGGGCAACGTGTTCTGGGCATCGAAGTACGCGTGGGCCCACCTTGCGCGTGCCGAGGGTGCCTCGATTCTCAACATCTCCTCGGGGCAGTCTCTCGCCGGATTCAAGGGCTTCGGGGCGTACGGTGCCGCAAAGGCCGGAGTGAACAGCCTGACCCGATCACTGGCGGTGGAGGGCAGTGCCGACGGCATTCGGGCCAACTGCATCCTCGTGGGACGGGTGGTGTCGTCGCGGGGCGACTCGGGTCATCACACCGGTGGTGGACGCTTGACCCGTATCGGAAATCCGATGGATATCGCTCATGCCGCAACCTGGTTGGTCTCGGACGAGGCGGCGTTTTCCACCGGCGCGTTGGTGACGATCGACGGCGGATTCTCGATCAACGGTGACGCCGCCACCGATGCCGAGAATCTGGCCTCGGTGGCGGGCTGA
- a CDS encoding cysteine hydrolase, which translates to MSPQSSQPSRALPRPISSAALVISECQHGILEPGRSVSPGLAHEVARRGVVPRTAQLAQAFRARGLPVFHCVIEHRQDQKGMLPNSYLGTMALRSRGMSTGSIDVEIPHELGPEPSDIVSSRATGLTAFYGTNLDAMLRLQKVETLVLAGVSTNIALPGLALEAVNRGFDVILAEDCTAGSSDEVHTFMVANLLTVLTRVSTAADVIDRLPN; encoded by the coding sequence GTGTCGCCCCAGTCATCACAACCATCTCGAGCCCTTCCCCGGCCGATCAGTTCAGCGGCGCTGGTCATCAGCGAATGCCAGCACGGGATTCTGGAACCCGGGAGGTCGGTCTCGCCGGGACTTGCACACGAGGTCGCGCGACGCGGCGTGGTGCCACGCACAGCGCAGCTTGCGCAGGCTTTCCGCGCCCGCGGGCTGCCGGTGTTCCACTGCGTCATCGAACATCGCCAGGACCAGAAGGGGATGCTGCCCAACTCGTACCTCGGGACGATGGCACTGCGGAGCCGCGGGATGAGCACGGGCAGTATCGATGTCGAGATCCCGCACGAACTGGGCCCCGAACCGAGCGACATCGTGAGCAGTCGAGCCACCGGACTGACGGCGTTCTACGGAACGAACCTCGACGCGATGCTGCGGTTGCAGAAGGTGGAAACCCTGGTGCTGGCAGGCGTTTCCACGAACATCGCACTTCCGGGACTTGCCCTCGAAGCCGTGAATCGCGGCTTCGACGTCATCCTTGCGGAAGACTGTACGGCGGGTTCGTCGGACGAGGTACACACCTTCATGGTGGCGAATCTGCTCACCGTGTTGACACGGGTCAGTACGGCAGCGGACGTGATCGACCGGCTACCGAACTGA
- a CDS encoding cytochrome P450 yields MIETDEVASTRLNDLTWWQNGAAERDALFAGLRRDNPRAFVPLPGRAGDGEKGFWALTRHADVLEVSRRPDDFCSGEGTQIFDQPQKLREYRGSIIDMDNPEHARMRKIVSRGFTNKSLEGIRREVETTVREILDEMPSSGECDFVSDFAALLPLRIIDNLLGIPREHEKFILEATNTILGASDAEYIEDQSAAGIGKAVTAASEGLVDLLRSLSEERIAHPKDDLITKLVAAEGENLTPQEMAKFFILLVGAGNETTRNVITHGLFVLTRNPDQRDIWMADYDRLAPAAIEELLRWASPVVHMRRTVTRDGVRLGEQVFSQGDKVVLWYNSANRDESVFVDPFTFDISRNPNPHLAFGAPGPHFCLGAHLARLELDVAFRELFRRYPDIRAVGEPAVLRSNFLNGIKHLDAHYTVK; encoded by the coding sequence ATGATTGAAACCGACGAGGTCGCGTCCACGCGACTGAACGACCTCACATGGTGGCAGAACGGGGCGGCAGAACGTGATGCGTTGTTCGCAGGCCTGCGCCGCGACAATCCGCGTGCATTCGTCCCGCTGCCGGGTCGGGCGGGTGACGGAGAGAAGGGCTTCTGGGCCCTGACCCGTCACGCGGACGTGCTCGAGGTCAGCCGCCGGCCCGACGATTTCTGCTCGGGTGAGGGTACGCAGATCTTCGACCAGCCGCAGAAGCTCCGCGAGTATCGCGGCTCGATCATCGACATGGACAACCCCGAGCATGCCCGCATGCGCAAGATAGTCTCCCGCGGTTTCACGAACAAGAGCCTCGAGGGTATCCGGAGAGAGGTCGAGACCACCGTCCGGGAGATCCTCGACGAGATGCCGTCATCGGGGGAGTGTGACTTCGTCAGCGACTTCGCGGCATTGCTGCCCCTCCGCATCATCGACAATCTCCTGGGCATACCTCGTGAGCACGAGAAGTTCATTCTCGAGGCCACCAACACCATTCTCGGTGCGAGCGATGCCGAGTACATCGAGGATCAATCCGCGGCCGGTATCGGCAAGGCTGTGACCGCGGCCAGCGAAGGGCTCGTCGACCTACTGCGATCGCTGTCGGAAGAGCGAATCGCACATCCCAAGGACGACCTGATCACCAAACTCGTGGCGGCGGAGGGCGAGAATCTCACTCCCCAGGAGATGGCCAAGTTCTTCATTCTGCTCGTGGGCGCGGGCAACGAGACGACCCGCAACGTCATCACACACGGACTTTTCGTACTCACGAGAAATCCGGACCAGCGCGACATCTGGATGGCGGACTACGATCGCCTGGCGCCGGCAGCCATCGAGGAATTGCTGCGGTGGGCCAGTCCCGTAGTGCACATGCGCCGCACGGTGACGCGAGACGGTGTCCGCCTGGGAGAGCAGGTGTTTTCTCAGGGCGACAAGGTGGTGTTGTGGTACAACTCCGCCAATCGTGACGAGTCCGTGTTCGTAGATCCGTTCACGTTCGATATTTCCCGCAACCCCAATCCGCATCTCGCGTTCGGTGCTCCCGGACCGCACTTCTGCCTGGGTGCACACCTCGCGCGACTCGAACTCGACGTCGCGTTCCGGGAACTGTTCCGGCGGTACCCGGATATTCGGGCGGTGGGGGAGCCTGCGGTGCTGCGGTCGAACTTCTTGAACGGCATCAAACATCTCGACGCGCACTACACAGTCAAGTGA
- a CDS encoding enoyl-CoA hydratase/isomerase family protein, with protein MTETIAERDVGTSVLHRVEQGVMTITLNRPDAANAIRPDDRDLLIELFAEADVNTDVRVVLLKANGRHFCAGADVVKLADGHAKNVKRVTAPMRTIMNGAQRLVASVLDCGKPVVTVVQGAAAGIGAHLAYASDLVIATEQAYFAESFVKRGLVVDGGGAYLLPRRIGMQKAKEMVFFGEKLPAREALSLGLVNRVVPVDELDSAVDDFVGRLAAAPTSAIALTKRLFNDSPDGDRAGAFTEEAMAQEIQSYSHDAGEGVRAFVEKRSADFVGW; from the coding sequence GTGACCGAGACGATCGCCGAGCGGGACGTCGGCACATCCGTTCTGCACCGGGTGGAACAAGGGGTCATGACGATCACCTTGAACCGACCGGATGCGGCCAACGCCATCAGGCCGGACGACCGCGACCTGCTGATCGAGTTGTTTGCCGAAGCGGATGTGAATACCGATGTCCGAGTGGTCCTGCTGAAAGCGAACGGACGGCACTTCTGCGCAGGTGCAGACGTGGTGAAACTCGCTGACGGGCATGCGAAGAACGTCAAACGGGTGACCGCGCCGATGCGCACGATCATGAACGGAGCGCAACGCCTGGTGGCATCAGTGCTCGATTGTGGCAAGCCGGTGGTCACCGTCGTACAGGGCGCCGCGGCAGGCATCGGGGCTCACCTCGCCTATGCGTCGGACCTGGTGATCGCGACTGAGCAGGCCTACTTCGCAGAGTCCTTCGTCAAGCGTGGGTTGGTGGTGGACGGCGGCGGCGCGTACCTGCTGCCGCGCAGGATCGGCATGCAGAAGGCCAAGGAGATGGTCTTCTTCGGCGAGAAGCTTCCGGCTCGGGAGGCACTGTCTCTGGGCCTGGTCAACCGCGTCGTTCCGGTGGACGAACTGGATTCGGCAGTGGACGATTTCGTCGGTCGACTGGCTGCTGCGCCCACCAGTGCGATCGCGCTGACGAAACGACTCTTCAACGACTCGCCGGACGGCGACCGAGCCGGCGCCTTCACCGAGGAGGCCATGGCGCAGGAGATCCAGTCCTACTCGCACGATGCGGGCGAGGGCGTACGTGCGTTCGTGGAGAAGCGCTCCGCGGACTTCGTGGGGTGGTGA
- a CDS encoding Zn-ribbon domain-containing OB-fold protein produces the protein MPDQTSAAPAEKPRADIPTIENESRPYWDAAKGGRLLIAQCNACGKVHHYPRPFCPRCWSEDVVQVEASGRGTLYTYSTVYVNDLHPFKGRLPYVVAIVELEEGPRLMTNIEGCEPSDLEVGMPVQVDFRAITEDIDATVFRPAGV, from the coding sequence ATGCCTGACCAGACTTCCGCAGCCCCGGCCGAGAAGCCGCGCGCCGACATCCCGACCATCGAGAACGAGAGCCGCCCGTACTGGGACGCGGCGAAGGGCGGTCGCCTCCTTATCGCACAATGTAACGCCTGCGGGAAAGTCCACCATTATCCGCGTCCGTTCTGCCCGCGCTGCTGGAGTGAGGACGTCGTCCAGGTGGAGGCGAGCGGGCGAGGAACCCTGTACACCTATTCCACCGTGTACGTGAACGATCTGCATCCGTTCAAGGGAAGGCTGCCCTACGTCGTGGCGATCGTAGAACTCGAGGAAGGGCCGCGACTGATGACCAACATCGAAGGTTGCGAACCCTCCGATCTCGAAGTGGGTATGCCGGTGCAGGTGGACTTTCGGGCGATCACCGAAGACATCGATGCCACGGTGTTCCGTCCTGCCGGTGTGTAG
- a CDS encoding SDR family NAD(P)-dependent oxidoreductase has translation MSGLLDGKVALVTGSGHGIGRGHALELAKHGATVIVNDLGTSIGGEGTGKVADEVVQIIKDRGGEAISDFSDVGDEERVDWLVERAYSELGRLDIVVNNAGIVRDRAIWNMSADDFDLVMRVHVRGSWLTSRAVARKWREESKASGSKVYGRIINTTSGAGLLGHFGQSNYGAAKAAIVGLTQTLSLELASIGATVNAISPGGRTRMSATMAGADAPIEPDERDEDEFDPKDPSLGSPVVAWLASPEAGHVSGQVIKALGENIQWLQGWTPVSTVSNGGKRWDANKLGAVMGTDVFRTRAAGLRFGG, from the coding sequence ATGAGCGGATTGCTCGACGGTAAGGTCGCGCTGGTCACGGGCTCGGGCCACGGCATCGGTCGTGGGCACGCCCTGGAACTTGCCAAGCATGGCGCGACGGTGATCGTCAACGACCTCGGGACCTCGATCGGCGGGGAGGGCACCGGAAAGGTCGCCGACGAGGTCGTGCAGATCATCAAAGATCGTGGCGGCGAGGCAATTTCCGACTTCAGCGACGTCGGCGACGAAGAACGGGTCGACTGGCTGGTCGAACGTGCGTATTCGGAGCTCGGACGGCTCGACATCGTGGTCAACAACGCGGGCATCGTCCGTGACCGGGCGATCTGGAACATGAGCGCGGACGATTTCGATCTCGTCATGCGTGTGCACGTGCGAGGTAGCTGGCTGACCAGCCGCGCGGTGGCCCGCAAGTGGCGGGAGGAATCCAAGGCGTCGGGTTCCAAGGTCTACGGCCGGATCATCAACACCACGTCCGGTGCCGGCCTGCTCGGACACTTCGGCCAATCGAACTACGGTGCTGCCAAGGCCGCCATCGTCGGTCTGACCCAGACGCTCAGCCTCGAGCTCGCGTCGATCGGTGCGACGGTCAACGCGATCAGCCCTGGTGGCCGCACTCGGATGTCCGCCACCATGGCCGGCGCCGACGCCCCGATCGAACCGGACGAGCGCGACGAGGACGAGTTCGATCCGAAGGATCCGTCCCTCGGCTCACCCGTGGTCGCCTGGCTCGCCAGCCCGGAGGCGGGGCATGTGAGCGGGCAGGTCATCAAGGCGCTCGGCGAGAACATTCAGTGGCTCCAGGGCTGGACACCGGTCTCCACGGTCTCCAACGGCGGGAAACGCTGGGACGCGAACAAGCTCGGCGCAGTCATGGGCACGGACGTCTTCCGGACCCGGGCCGCAGGACTGCGATTCGGCGGATAG